The Streptomyces sp. NBC_00440 genome contains a region encoding:
- a CDS encoding ABC transporter permease, giving the protein MGELTDAWTWLTTGSNWSGESGAEHRLAEHLTVSGIAFALACLIALPVALRLGHIGRGGALAVNISNAGRAIPTFAVLALLLLTPLRSHGDLPTVIALVLFAVPPLLTNAYTGMREVDRSVVEAARGMGMSGRQLFLRVELPLAYPLIMTGLRSAAVQVIATATLAAMTGGGGLGRIITAGFNTYDTAQVVAGALLVAALALVVEGLLVVADRLLDPRRRAA; this is encoded by the coding sequence ATGGGTGAGTTGACCGATGCCTGGACCTGGCTGACGACGGGGTCCAACTGGTCGGGGGAGAGCGGTGCGGAGCACCGGCTCGCCGAGCATCTGACGGTCAGCGGGATCGCGTTCGCGCTGGCGTGCCTCATCGCGCTGCCGGTCGCGCTCCGGCTCGGGCACATCGGCCGGGGCGGCGCGCTGGCCGTGAACATCTCCAACGCCGGGCGCGCGATACCGACGTTCGCGGTGCTCGCGCTGCTGCTGCTGACCCCGCTGCGCTCGCACGGCGATCTGCCGACGGTGATCGCCCTGGTTCTGTTCGCGGTGCCGCCGTTGCTGACCAACGCGTACACCGGGATGCGTGAGGTGGACCGGTCGGTGGTGGAGGCGGCCCGGGGGATGGGGATGTCGGGGCGTCAGCTGTTCCTGCGGGTCGAGCTGCCGCTCGCCTATCCGCTGATCATGACCGGGCTCAGGTCGGCCGCGGTCCAGGTGATCGCCACGGCGACGCTGGCCGCGATGACCGGCGGCGGGGGCCTCGGCCGGATCATCACCGCCGGGTTCAACACGTACGACACCGCGCAGGTGGTGGCGGGCGCGCTGCTCGTCGCCGCGCTGGCGCTCGTCGTCGAGGGGCTGCTGGTGGTGGCGGACCGGCTGCTCGACCCGCGGCGCAGGGCGGCCTGA
- a CDS encoding ABC transporter substrate-binding protein, producing the protein MIKTSRIAGAVLGVVALTGSLAACGGDSLEKGKDGGGSSAAAGSGKKGSLVIGAAGFTESKVLAALYSQVLANAGYKTSVTSVNNRELYEPSLEKGQIDVVPEYAATLAEFLNAKTNGAKQAEKKPVASGDAAATVAALKKLAGPRGLKVLPAGAAVDQNAFAVTKEFAAKNKLKTLSDLGKSKVKVKIAAGDECTVRPFCAPGLKSKYGIDVTGIDPKGVGTPQSKQAVKDGTDQLVLTTTTDATLDTYGLVLLQDDKKLQNADNVLPVVNAEHAGSPDIAAALAKLTSALTTADLVQLNRKVDSERAKPDDVAKDYLKSKSLIN; encoded by the coding sequence ATGATCAAGACCTCGCGAATAGCGGGCGCGGTGCTCGGCGTGGTGGCTCTGACGGGCTCCCTCGCGGCGTGCGGCGGCGACAGCCTGGAGAAGGGCAAGGACGGCGGCGGGTCGAGTGCCGCGGCCGGTTCGGGCAAGAAGGGCTCGCTCGTCATCGGCGCGGCCGGCTTCACCGAGTCGAAGGTCCTCGCCGCGCTGTACAGCCAGGTGCTGGCCAACGCCGGATACAAGACCTCGGTCACCTCGGTGAACAACCGCGAACTGTACGAACCCTCGCTGGAGAAGGGGCAGATCGACGTCGTACCGGAATACGCGGCCACCCTCGCCGAATTCCTCAACGCCAAGACGAACGGCGCCAAGCAGGCCGAGAAGAAGCCCGTCGCCTCCGGTGATGCCGCGGCGACCGTGGCAGCCCTGAAGAAGCTCGCCGGGCCGCGCGGGCTGAAGGTGCTTCCGGCCGGCGCTGCGGTCGACCAGAACGCCTTCGCCGTGACCAAGGAATTCGCCGCCAAGAACAAGCTCAAGACCCTTTCGGATCTGGGGAAGTCGAAGGTGAAGGTCAAGATCGCCGCGGGTGACGAATGCACGGTCCGGCCGTTCTGCGCACCGGGCCTGAAGTCGAAGTACGGCATTGATGTCACCGGCATCGACCCCAAGGGCGTCGGCACCCCGCAGTCCAAGCAGGCGGTCAAGGACGGCACCGACCAGCTGGTGCTGACCACCACGACCGACGCGACGCTGGACACCTACGGACTGGTGCTGCTCCAGGACGACAAGAAGCTCCAGAACGCGGACAATGTCCTGCCGGTCGTGAATGCCGAGCACGCGGGCAGCCCCGACATCGCGGCCGCTCTCGCCAAGCTCACGTCCGCGCTGACGACCGCCGATCTGGTCCAGCTGAACCGCAAGGTCGACTCCGAGCGTGCGAAGCCCGACGATGTCGCGAAGGACTATCTGAAGTCGAAGAGCTTGATCAACTAG